The following proteins are encoded in a genomic region of Scylla paramamosain isolate STU-SP2022 chromosome 40, ASM3559412v1, whole genome shotgun sequence:
- the LOC135092584 gene encoding uncharacterized protein LOC135092584 yields MWCSSSGYHSQVPRPLTTTTATSEASLKLLTGGGDDDESDDDSAWGEDEWPLERPLPLPEWGCGRPSLVFSTMQDYRRFLTRVSTRLHRALALQPYDSVSNFVMFAEEYKASEFSSLQDFYRYYDPPLVSGRYTCVGLAADLASRLADLEGHYPGFKDSIYQVSCEEEVTEKEVVDIISTEEPSPSASLKEHVLLCVRIHVEGRVGVVLLDPGYHVPCPVTVMEDGLAPHSGPVETGTARSDVQRFYTYHFPSNSSSYVIWEVEERRSGRSKWTRSLVHVSRPYLSGVDVTERRNLAYTFKTLLGRDAAGKFNAGLYFVIKPSSSPSSTAVSFFRKVNEEMKHVKKPLAYFLQSEEKEELDDEVEESVLAVEIGVGRARGDIRATLVTLASFLQDKGFLDDLLELNGAQETLREP; encoded by the exons ATGTGGTGCTCGTCCTCGGGGTACCACAGCCAGGTCCCTcgacccctcaccaccaccaccgccaccagtgaAGCCAGCCTGAAACTCCTTACTGGCggtggagatgatgatgaaagtgatgatgaCAGCGCCTGGGGAGAGGATGAGTGGCCCCTGGAACGCCCCCTACCCTTGCCTGAGTGGGGGTGCGGGCGTCCCTCTTTAGTTTTCTCCACCATGCAGGATTACAGAAGGTTCCTAACCCGTGTGTCCACTCGTCTCCACCGCGCCCTGGCACTGCAGCCCTACGACTCCGTGTCCAACTTTGTCAT GTTTGCAGAAGAGTATAAGGCCTCAGAGTTCTCCAGCCTGCAGGACTTCTATCGTTACTATGACCCCCCACTCGTGTCCGGACGGTACACTTGCGTTGGTCTGGCGGCCGACCTCGCCTCCCGCCTCGCTGATCTTGAGGGACATTACCCCGGCTTCAAGGACTCTATCTATCAG GTGTCATGCGAAGAGGAGGTGACGGAGAAGGAGGTAGTAGACATCATATCCACGGAAGAGCCGAGCCCATCCGCCTCCCTCAAAGAACACGTGTTGTTATGCGTGCGGATCCATGTGGAAGGGCGAGTGGGAGTCGTCCTCTTAGACCCCGGTTACCATGTGCCTTGTCCAGTAACGGTCATGGAGGACGGGTTGGCGCCTCACTCCGGCCCTGTTGAAACCGGCACCGCCCGCTCAGATGTCCAGAGATTCTATACCTATCATTTCCCGTCTAATTCTTCCTCGTACGTCAtctgggaggtggaggagaggagaagtggaAGGAGTAAGTGGACGAGGAGTCTTGTACACGTCTCTCGTCCTTATCTCTCCGGTGTGGATGTGACAGAAAGACGTAATTTGGCCTATACGTTCAAGACTCTGCTAGGGCGTGATGCTGCGGGGAAGTTTAACGCTGGTTTGTACTTCGTCATCAAGCCGTCATCGTCACCGTCATCTACCGCCGTCTCCTTCTTCCGCAAGGTAAACGAGGAGATGAAACACGTGAAGAAACCTTTGGCCTATTTCCTCCAGagcgaagaaaaggaagagctgGATGATGAAGTGGAAGAATCGGTGTTGGCGGTGGAGATTGGAGTAGGGAGAGCAAGAGGTGACATCCGCGCTACCCTCGTCACGCTGGCCAGCTTTCTGCAGGACAAAGGCTTCCTGGATGACCTGCTTGAGCTAAATGGGGCGCAGGAAACCTTAAGGGAGCCATAA
- the LOC135092562 gene encoding uncharacterized protein LOC135092562, which yields MAGRGVADNGRERLGWEWLGMVGGKVTVNGRERSGWEWLEEERLKMAPLLSQSFPAIPFPTTPPPAIPRHSPPSRYQPFLSQPLPDTPLAANSRHSPNSHSQPLLSQSLPATSPSAIPSNSFPSHSQPLLSQPLLSQPLISNSRHSPNNHSQPLLSQPFLTNALTVSPIPISPSHFHPLPSLPLKATPTPDTQRLSQPFPASPSHSQLLSQLFPAIPLSAIPCHSRFSYSQSLLSQTFPATPLSAIPSYFSPSHSQPVPSHPLLPQPSPAAPFPATPPTAIPSLSQSLLSQPFLVTPLPANASHSSHSHSQPLLSQPLLTTPFPDTSTPAIPSHSPPCPSQPFFPQPFPASLSHSSPNHSQPLLSQPFIANHSHYFPSHSQLLISLPVLSHAVIPSNTSPSLFEPIPAIPSHSSPSHSSPSYCQPSLY from the exons ATGGCTGGGCGAGGAGTGGCTGACAATggcagggagaggctgggatgggagTGGCTAGGAATGGTTGGGGGAAAAGTGACTGTGAATGGCAGGgaaaggagtggctgggaatggctggaagaggagaggctaAAAATGGCT ccactcctctcccagtcatTCCCAGCCATTCCATTCCCAACCACTCCtcccccagccattcccagACACAGCCCTCCCAGCCGTTACCAGCCATTCCTCTCCCAACCATTACCAGATACTCCTCTCGCAGCCAATTCCAGACACTCCCCTaacagccattcccagccactcctctcccagtctctcccagctaCTTCTCCCTCAGCCATTCCCAGCAACTCCTTCCCTagtcattcccagccactcctttcccagccacttctctcccagccactAATCT CCAATTCCAGACACTCCCCTAAcaaccattcccagccactcctctcccagccattcctaaCCAATGCCCTCACAGTCTCTCCCATCCCCATCTCCCCCAGCCATTTCCACCCActgccctccctgcctctcaaaGCCACTCCTACCCCGGACACACAAAG gctctcccagccattcccagcctctcctagccactcccagcttctctcacagCTATTCCCAGCCATTCCCCTCTCAGCCATTCCCTGCCACTCCAGATTCAGCTATTCCCAGTCACTCCTCTCCCAGACATTCCCAGCCACACCTCTTTCAGCTATTCCCAG CTACTTCTCCCCCAGCCATTCTCAGCCAgtcccctcccaccctctcctcccccagccATCCCCAGCCGctccattcccagccactcctcccacagccattcccagcctctcccagtcgctcctctcccagccattccttgTTACTCCTCTTCCAGCCAATGCCAGCCATTCCTCTcacagccattcccagccactcctctcccagccattgcTAACCACTCCTTTCCCAGACACTTCTactccagccattcccagccactcccctccctgcccctcccagccattcttccCCCAACCATTCCCAGCCTCTcttagccactcctctcccaaccattcccagccactcctttcCCAGCCATTCATAGCCAATCACAGCCACTActttcccagccattcccagttACTTATCTCCCTGCCAGTCCTCTCCCATGCAGTCATTCCCAGCAACACATCTCCCAGCCTCTTCGAGCCaatcccagccattcccagccactcctctcccagccattcctctCCCAGCTATTGCCAGCCATCCCTCTACTAG